The Coregonus clupeaformis isolate EN_2021a chromosome 18, ASM2061545v1, whole genome shotgun sequence genome has a segment encoding these proteins:
- the serpind1 gene encoding heparin cofactor 2, protein MWVVTVIAVSCLLVGTSLAGVKDLGSHFSFYDQSPTPNTKPDPRGLGQGGALDMENIPLEFHKENTVTNDLPLEGYEDEDYIDFDKILAEGGDDYSEGDTIDEIATPAPDIDIFAEPSDPKTRRARLLRLFHGRSRLQRINLVNAHFGFKLYRSLRNEVNQTDNILLAPAGISIAMGMMSLGAGPRTHAQLYRTLGFAEFVNASHHYDNVTVHKLFRKITHRLFRRNFGYTLRSVNDLYVKKEVAVEPSFRANTKAYYFAEPQSVDFGDKAFLDKANWRISKLTKGLIKEPLKSVDPNMVLMLLNYLYFKGTWQQKFPKEMTHYRNFRVNEKTNVRVPMMQNKGNYLAAADHELQCDILQLPYAGNISMLIALPRKISGMRNLEQEISPTVVNKWLSNMTNRTREVVFPKFKLEQSYDLIDNLKEMGLTDLFEEKGDFTGMTSEKITINWLKHQGTITVNEEGTEAAALTQVGFMPLSSQIRFIIDRPFLFLIYEHRTDCLVFMGRVVDPSQS, encoded by the exons ATGTGGGTCGTCACGGTCATCGCTGTGTCCTGTCTCCTCGTCGGTACCTCTCTGGCCGGGGTCAAGGACCTGGGCTCTCACTTCAGCTTCTATGACCAGAGTCCGACCCCAAATACTAAGCCAGACCCACGAGGTCTTGGCCAGGGTGGAGCTCTGGACATGGAGAACATTCCTCTGGAGTTCCACAAAGAGAACACTGTGACCAACGATCTGCCCCTGGAAGGCTACGAGGACGAAGACTACATTGACTTTGACAAGATCCTGGCCGAAGGGGGGGATGACTACAG TGAAGGGGATACAATTGATGAGATCGCAACTCCCGCTCCAGATATCGACATCTTCGCTGAACCCTCAGACCCAAAGACACGGCGAGCCAGACTCCTACGCCTATTCCACGGCCGCTCGCGCCTCCAACGAATCAATTTGGTCAACGCCCACTTTGGTTTTAAACTCTACCGTAGCCTTCGGAACGAAGTCAATCAGACCGACAACATTCTGCTGGCGCCCGCCGGAATCTCCATCGCCATGGGAATGATGTCACTGGGAGCGGGGCCCAGAACACATGCGCAGCTTTACCGGACGCTGGGATTTGCCGAATTCGTCAACGCCAGCCATCACTACGACAACGTTACCGTACACAAGCTGTTCCGGAAGATTACGCACAGACTCTTCCGACGGAACTTCGGATACACATTGCGATCCGTTAATGACCTGTACGTGAAAAAAGAGGTGGCGGTGGAACCAAGTTTCCGGGCAAATACCAAGGCATACTATTTTGCGGAGCCCCAGTCGGTGGACTTCGGGGACAAGGCGTTTCTGGACAAGGCCAACTGGCGCATCTCGAAGCTGACCAAAGGACTGATCAAAGAACCACTGAAGAGTGTGGACCCCAATATGGTGCTGATGCTACTCAACTACCTCTATTTTAAAG GTACATGGCAGCAGAAATTCCCAAAGGAGATGACTCACTACCGGAACTTCCGTGTGAATGAGAAGACAAATGTTCGAGTGCCAATGATGCAGAACAAAGGGAACTACCTGGCGGCTGCAGACCACGAACTACAGTGTGACATCTTACAG CTACCATACGCCGGGAACATCAGCATGCTCATCGCCCTGCCCAGGAAGATCTCTGGCATGAGGAACCTGGAGCAAGAGATCTCCCCCACTGTGGTCAACAAGTGGCTAAGTAACATGACCAACAG GACGCGTGAGGTTGTGTTTCCCAAGTTTAAGCTGGAGCAGAGTTATGACCTGATAGACAACCTGAAGGAGATGGGCCTCACAGACCTGTTTGAGGAGAAGGGCGACTTCACTGGGATGACTTCCGAGAAGATCACTATTAACTGG TTGAAGCACCAGGGGACGATCACCGTGAACGAGGAGGGGACAGAGGCTGCGGCTCTGACCCAAGTGGGCTTCATGCCCCTCTCCTCCCAGATCCGCTTCATCATCGACCgtcccttcctcttcctcatctaCGAGCACCGCACAGACTGCCTTGTGTTCATGGGCCGCGTGGTCGACCCCTCACAGAGCTAA